In Hirundo rustica isolate bHirRus1 chromosome 4, bHirRus1.pri.v3, whole genome shotgun sequence, a genomic segment contains:
- the OPN1SW gene encoding short-wave-sensitive opsin 1, giving the protein MDEEEFYLFKNVSSVGPWDGPQYHIAPMWTFYLQTIFMGLVFVAGTPLNAIVLIVTVKYKKLRQPLNYILVNISVSGLMMCIFCIFTVFVSSSQGYFVFGKHMCAFEGFAGATGGMVTGWSLAFLAFERYIVICKPFGNFRFNSRHALLVVAATWIIGIGVAIPPFFGWSRYVAEGLQCSCGPDWYTVGTKYKSEYYTWFLFVFCFIIPLSLIIFSYSQLLSALRAVAAQQQESATTQKAEREVSRMVVVMVGSFCLCYVPYAALAMYMVNNREHGIDLRLVTVPAFFSKSSCVYNPIIYCFMNKQFRACIMETVCGRPMTDDSEVSSSAQRTEVSSVSSSQVGPS; this is encoded by the exons ATGGACGAGGAAGAGTTCTACCTGTTCAAGAACGTGTCGTCGGTGGGGCCCTGGGATGGGCCCCAGTACCACATCGCGCCCATGTGGACCTTCTACCTGCAGACCATCTTCATGGGCTTGGTGTTCGTGGCGGGCACCCCCCTGAACGCCATCGTCCTCATCGTCACCGTCAAGTACAAGAAGCTGCGGCAGCCGCTCAACTACATCCTGGTGAACATCTCCGTCAGCGGCCTCATGATGTGCATCTTCTGCATCTTCACCGTCTTCGTCTCCAGTTCCCAGGGATACTTCGTCTTCGGGAAGCACATGTGTGCCTTTGAGGGCTTTGCAGGGGCCACCGGAG ggatggtgacaggGTGGTCCTTGGCCTTCCTGGCCTTCGAGCGCTACATCGTCATCTGCAAACCCTTCGGCAACTTCCGCTTCAACTCCCGCCACGCGCTGCTGGTGGTGGCGGCCACCTGGATCATCGGCATCGGCGTCGCCATCCCCCCCTTCTTCGGCTGGAGCAG GTACGTCGCCGAGGGGCTGCAGTGCTCCTGCGGCCCTGACTGGTACACGGTGGGCACCAAGTACAAGAGCGAGTACTACACCTGGTTCCTCTTCGTCTTCTGCTTCATCATCCCCCTCTCCCTCATCATCTTCTCCTACTCCCAGCTGCTCAGCGCCCTGCGGGCC GTGGCAGCGCAGCAGCAGGAGTCGGCCACGACGCAGAAGGCAGAGCGGGAGGTGTCACGCATGGTGGTGGTCATGGTCGGGTCCTTCTGCCTGTGCTACGTGCCCTACGCGGCGCTGGCCATGTACATGGTGAACAACCGCGAGCACGGCATCGACCTGCGCCTCGTCACCGTCCCTGCCTTCTTCTCCAAGAGCTCCTGCGTCTACAACCCCATCATCTACTGCTTCATGAACAAACAG TTCCGCGCCTGCATCATGGAGACGGTCTGCGGCCGGCCCATGACAGACGACTCCGAAGTGTCCAGCTCGGCCCAGCGCACCGAGGTCTCCTCCGTGTCCTCCAGCCAGGTCGGCCCCAGCTGA
- the CALU gene encoding calumenin produces MRFPRLLLCLGVWALCGSAKPTERKERVVREAPLSTREHDDAQSFDYDHDAFLGADEAKSFDQLTPEESKERLGKIVGKIDADGDGFVTVEELKAWIKFAQKRWIYEDVERQWKGHDLNEDGLVSWEEYKNATYGYILDDPDPDDGFNYKQMMVRDERRFKMADKDGDLAATKEEFTAFLHPEEYDYMKDIVVQETMEDIDKNGDGFIDLEEYIGDMYSQDGDADEPEWVKTEREQFVEFRDKNRDGKMDKEETKDWILPSDYDHAEAEARHLVYESDQDKDGKLTREEIVDKSDLFVGSQATDFGEALVRHDEF; encoded by the exons ATGCGCTTCCCGcggctcctgctgtgcctgggggtGTGGGCGCTGTGCGGCTCCGCGAAGCCCACGGAGCGCAAGGAGCGCGTGGTGCGCGAGGCCCCGCTCAGCACCCGCGAGCACGACGACGCCCAGAGCTTCGACTACGACCACGACGCCTTCCTGGGCGCCGACGAGGCCAAGAGCTTCGACCAGCTCACTCCGGAGGAGAGCAAGGAGCGCCTGGG GAAGATTGTAGGGAAGATAGATGCGGATGGAGACGGGTTCGTGACAGTGGAGGAGCTCAAGGCCTGGATCAAGTTTGCCCAAAAGCGCTGGATTTACGAGGATGTGGAGCGCCAGTGGAAGGGCCATGACCTCAATGAGGACGGGCTTGTTTCCTGGGAGGAGTATAAAAATGCCACCTATGGATATATCCTGG ACGATCCGGACCCTGACGACGGCTTCAACTACAAGCAGATGATGGTGCGGGACGAGCGGCGCTTCAAGATGGCCGACAAGGACGGGGACCTGGCAGCCACCAAGGAGGAGTTCACGGCCTTCCTGCACCCCGAGGAGTATGACTACATGAAGGACATTGTGGTGCAG GAAACCATGGAGGACATTGACAAGAACGGCGATGGCTTCATTGACCTGGAGGAGTACATCG GGGACATGTACAGCCAGGACGGTGACGCCGATGAGCCCGAGTGGGTGAAGACGGAGCGGGAACAGTTTGTGGAATTCCGGGACAAGAACCGGGACGGGAAGATGGACAAGGAGGAGACCAAGGACTGGATCCTGCCCTCGGACTACGACCACGCCGAGGCTGAGGCCCGGCACCTCGTCTATGAGTCCGACCAGGACAAG GACGGGAAGCTGACGCGGGAGGAGATCGTGGACAAGTCAGACCTGTTCGTGGGCAGCCAGGCCACGGACTTCGGGGAGGCGCTGGTGCGGCACGACGAGTTCTAG